Proteins from a genomic interval of Lolium perenne isolate Kyuss_39 chromosome 1, Kyuss_2.0, whole genome shotgun sequence:
- the LOC127300419 gene encoding uncharacterized protein isoform X4, producing the protein MHGPNRQFAGINFLETLVSEFSPSTASSMGLPKEFHEQCQWSLEVKFLKDFYVWAQAAVFNTADKILNSNVTIPEEKACSAALRLMLQILSWSFKPTLEHENSDAKIKSGLRSDAINLKKFERSLVKPGSSWTDVLISSAHTTWVLNFYTTLRQKYSYDTLWGDSPIAVSCRQVIVQLCSLAGAVFPNDNGDAQIEHFMHILSAVIMWIEPPNVIAESIRNGGSESEFIDGCHALLSVASLTNSSLFDNLLKSIRQYGTINLLSALTSEAVKSVLDNQNEEETWGSDALDILLETWNVILGEADADKSPMSADGALAASNLFKIIAESHLKAAADSAFEDNDDAEYFHVSVSKRDEQLALYALIARAAADTAIPFLEQLFSERFARLSQQADVQNDPTRTLEELYWLLLITSHVLTDSGEGETLLIPEALQAGFPNVVEVAQHPVVTLSWSIINFSRQCLDSGIRGRYFSPRLMEAVIWFLARWVATYLVPLDVSREIDSMGKHGSQHSRKLLNSFAWENNQGELVLDFVVLISMVALTTYQGEIELQTLTCQKLLATVVRRKHTCAYVVQLDSWRDLTTAFASGRSLFSLSGRLQRSLAETLACAASCIKDPEASVQYLRDLMGPVAGCLVENASRSDLKSVAHQPDVIYMVCCLLERLRGAARATQPRTQKVLFEMGHTVMNSLLTLLEVYKNQPEVIYMILKFVVDFIDGQAVFLDGKETSVLMSFCLRLLQIYSSHNIGKVMLSLSSTLRSESQSEKYKDLRALLRLLTNICSKDLVGFLSDSNIEGSPDIAEVIYVGLDIVTPLISLDLLKYPKLSRDYFILMSHLLEVYPEKVAHLNRDAFGRIIGSLEFGLRNQDSDVVERCLAAVNALASYHFKERIGGRGGLSSQLMESEGSNGKLQESISSHFLRLLLQLLLFEDFRMELAGSAADALLPLLFCEQELYQRLVHELLEKQQNPTVKSRLAVAFHNLTSSNNLSSTLDRPNRQKFRKNLRTFLGEVSSFMQIK; encoded by the exons ATGCATGGGCCTAATCGACAGTTTGCTGGGATCAATTTCTTAGAAACCTTG GTTTCAGAGTTTTCCCCTTCAACTGCTTCTTCTATGGGCCTGCCTAAGGAGTTCCATGAACAATGCCAATGGTCACTTGAAGTGAAGTTTCTGAAG GACTTCTATGTCTGGGCACAAGCTGCTGTATTCAATACCGCAGACAAAATCTTGAATTCAAATGTAACTATACCTGAGGAGAAAGCATGTTCAGCGGCATTGCGCCTAATGCTTCAAATATTAAGCTGGAGCTTCAAGCCAACTTTGGAACATGAGAATTCAGATGCTAAGATAAAGTCTGGTTTGAGGAGCGATGCCATAAATCTGAAGAAATTTGAACGTTCATTGGTCAAG CCAGGGTCTTCGTGGACTGATGTTCTAATATCAAGTGCACATACTACCTGGGTTTTGAACTTCTACACTACCCTGCGCCAGAAGTACTCTTATGATACACTATGGGGCGATTCTCCTATTGCTGTTTCTTGCAGACAGGTCATAGTGCAATTATGCTCCTTGGCAGGCGCTGTTTTTCCTAATG ATAATGGTGATGCACAGATTGAACACTTTATGCACATACTTTCTGCTGTTATCATGTGGATTGAACCTCCAAATGTCATTGCGGAATCAATTAGAAATGGCGGAAGCGAAAG TGAGTTCATAGATGGTTGCCATGCCCTGCTTTCAGTGGCATCTTTGACTAACAGCTCACTTTTTGACAACCTCCTGAAATCGATAAG GCAATATGGCACAATTAACCTGCTTTCCGCTTTGACATCCGAAGCTGTCAAGTCTGTTCTGGATAACCAGAATGAAGAAGAAACCTGGGGTTCAGATGCTCTAGATATATTGTTAGAAACATGGAATGTTATTCTGGGG GAAGCTGATGCTGATAAAAGTCCTATGTCAGCTGATGGAGCACTCGCAGCTTCAAATTTGTTTAAGATCATTGCAGAGTCACATTTGaagg CTGCTGCTGATTCTGCATTTGAAGATAATGATGACGCTGAATACTTTCATGTTTCTGTTTCAA AGCGTGATGAGCAGTTGGCCTTGTATGCTCTGATTGCACGAGCAGCTGCTGACACCGCCATACCCTTTCTTGAGCAATTATTTTCTGAGCGGTTTGCACGGCTAAGTCAG CAGGCAGATGTCCAGAATGACCCCACACGAACATTGGAGGAGCTGTATTGGCTGCTGCTGATTACCAGTCATGTCCTAACTGATTCAGGCGAAGGAGAAACACTGCTT ATTCCTGAAGCTTTACAGGCTGGATTCCCCAATGTAGTTGAAGTAGCACAGCATCCTGTAGTTACATTATCATG GTCTATAATAAACTTTTCAAGACAATGTCTGGACTCAGGAATTAGAGGAAGGTACTTCAGTCCCCGGCTGATGGAG GCAGTGATTTGGTTCTTGGCCAGATGGGTTGCAACCTATTTAGTACCGCTTGATGTTAGTAGAGAAATCGATAGTATGGGTAAACATGGATCCCAACATTCTAGAAAACTGCTGAACAGTTTTGCGTGGGAGAATAACCAAGGAGAGCTTGTTCTTGATTTTGTTGTTCTCATCTCAATGGTAGCACTTACTACATATCAGGGCGAAATTGAGCTGCAG ACACTCACATGCCAAAAGCTACTTGCCACAGTTGTTCGACGGAAACACACATGTGCTTATGTTGTGCAGTTG GATTCATGGCGTGATCTTACAACAGCTTTTGCGAGTGGGCGTTCTTTATTTTCATTGAGTGGACGTTTACAG AGATCTCTAGCAGAAACACTTGCATGTGCAGCTTCCTGCATCAAGGATCCTGAGGCATCTGTGCA GTATTTGAGAGACCTCATGGGACCAGTCGCAGGATGCCTAGTAGAAAATGCTAGCAGGAGTGATCTCAAATCTGTTGCACATCAACCAGATGTTATCTACATG GTCTGTTGCCTATTGGAAAGGCTAAGAGGAGCTGCTAGAGCTACTCAGCCTCGCACTCAAAAGGTTCTGTTTGAGATGGGTCATACCGTGATGAACTCACTCTTGACTCTTCTGGAAGTGTACAAAAATCAG CCTGAAGTCATATACATGATACTCAAGTTCGTGGTTGACTTCATTGATGGTCAAGCTGTATTCCTGGATGGTAAGGAGACATCAGTCTTGATGAGCTTTTGCTTACGACTGCTCCAGATATACTCCTCGCATAATATTGGAAAG GTAATGCTCTCCCTGTCTTCAACTCTGCGCAGTGAGTCACAATCTGAAAAATATAAGGATCTGCGTGCTTTGCTTCGGCTTTTAACAAATATATGCTCCAAGGATTTG GTGGGTTTCCTATCTGATAGCAACATTGAGGGCTCCCCAGATATTGCAGAG GTCATCTATGTTGGTCTTGATATTGTGACTCCCTTGATATCTTTGGACCTTCTTAAGTACCCTAAACTCAGTCGTGAT TATTTTATACTGATGTCACACTTGTTGGAAGTGTACCCTGAGAAGGTTGCTCACTTAAACAGGGATGCTTTTGGAAGAATTATTGGCAGTCTTGAATTTGGCCTGCGCAATCAG GATAGCGATGTTGTTGAGAGGTGCCTGGCAGCAGTAAATGCTCTTGCTTCATACCATTTCAAAGAAAGAATTGGAGGGAGAGGAGGACTTAGTTCACAGCTTATGGAATCTGAAGGATCAAATGGCAAGCTACAGGAAAGCATATCAAGCCACTTCTTGAGGCTTCTCCTGCAATTACTTCTGTTTGAAGATTTCAG AATGGAATTAGCAGGGTCTGCTGCAGATGCTTTGCTTCCTTTGCTTTTCTGTGAACAGGAGTTATAtcag AGGCTGGTCCATGAGTTGCTTGAGAAACAGCAGAATCCGACTGTGAAATCAAGGCTGGCAGTTGCTTTCCATAATCTTACAAGCTCTAACAATCTCTCAAGCACGCTTGACCGTCCAAATCGGCAGAAATTCAGGAAAAATCTCCGTACTTTCTTAGGCGAGGTCTCAAGCTTCATGCAGATAAAGTAA